A window from Clupea harengus chromosome 14, Ch_v2.0.2, whole genome shotgun sequence encodes these proteins:
- the LOC105899559 gene encoding osteoclast stimulatory transmembrane protein-like → MTADDCLDRTREGLSTFQSGSSRLLRFLWDVYSKPTPSSGFEIFILFLLCLLVSMMMAALLLVWMVFSLTYDLTAVAIMVGVCAFLMTVLLTLVHPARCTLSILIPSLGTQQGRKILVSTVMTLTIATCVPNMVANVNWTAFLIRCSSHSLIESKLNYSTTTHLILSDINEWTAKMESNNGMSSLVLKQELDVLAVWQEISKMTQSMKAELQSLHGFLNFASSVLQKLIGAALVIMMLANSSMYLIGYLTDLKYDNVYASKRLMASLAASGDGTLPMKYQDRLVKTSGVKMMRAEVQRCVWGVAVLGLYTILCFALIGLDHFIYRALEVLLTWTREMPGITYHTTVDLKVGGTAIGFIDFTTHSFREEYRHRLDLLPSHCVKPLSPPTSSIISSVCILLSIALVLVLGQVFARRLRRKICASFYSHREEERTHHLLRKILDEREREIEN, encoded by the exons ATGACAGCGGATGACTGCTTGGACCGAACCAGAGAGGGGCT atcaaCTTTTCAGTCAGGATCTTCCAGGTTGCTGAGGTTCCTGTGGGATGTCTACTCTAAGCCTACTCCATCTAGCGGCTTTGAgatcttcatcctcttcctcctctgcctcctggtCTCTATGATGATGGCTGCcttgctgctggtgtggatggTTTTCAGCCTAACCTATGACCTTACCGCTGTGGCCATCATGGTAGGGGTGTGTGCGTTTCTGATGACGGTGCTCCTGACGTTGGTCCACCCTGCACGCTGCACCCTAAGCATCCTCATCCCCTCGCTAGGCACTCAACAGGGACGCAAGATCCTGGTTTCCACGGTGATGACCCTGACCATAGCAACATGTGTGCCCAATATGGTGGCGAATGTCAACTGGACCGCTTTCCTGATCAGATGCTCATCCCACAGCCTAATCGAGAGCAAGTTAAACTACAGCACAACTACACACCTGATCCTGAGCGACATCAATGAATGGACAGCAAAAATGGAGTCCAACAATGGCATGAGCAGCCTTGTCCTGAAACAGGAACTCGACGTCCTCGCTGTGTGGCAAGAGATCTCCAAGATGACCCAAAGCATGAAGGCCGAACTACAATCCCTGCATGGCTTTCTCAACTTTGCCTCCTCGGTGCTACAGAAGTTGATTGGTGCAGCATTGGTGATCATGATGCTAGCCAACTCCTCCATGTACCTGATTGGCTACCTCACAGACCTGAAGTATGATAACGTGTACGCGTCCAAGCGCCTCATGGCTTCTCTGGCAGCGAGTGGCGATGGCACGTTGCCCATGAAGTACCAAGACAGGCTGGTGAAGACGTCGGGGGTGAAGATGATGCGTGCCGAGGTGCAGAGGTGCGTGTGGGGCGTGGCGGTCCTCGGGTTGTACACCATACTCTGCTTCGCGCTGATCGGTCTGGATCACTTCATCTACAGGGCACTGGAGGTTCTACTCACCTGGACCAGAGAGATGCCAGGCATCACATACCACACCACCGTCGATTTGAAA GTAGGAGGCACGGCGATTGGCTTTATTGATTTCACCACTCACTCCTTCAGAGAAgagtacagacacagactggaCCTGCTTCCCTCCCACTGCGTGaagcctctctccccccccacctcctccatcatctcctccgTCTGCATCCTCCTCTCCATCGCCCTCGTCCTCGTCCTGGGCCAGGTGTTCGCTCGCCGCCTGCGCAGGAAGATCTGCGCCTCCTTCTACAGTCACCGCGAGGAGGAGCGAACCCACCACCTCCTGCGGAAGATTctagacgagagagagagagaaatagagaattGA